One Drechmeria coniospora strain ARSEF 6962 chromosome 01, whole genome shotgun sequence genomic region harbors:
- a CDS encoding amidase → MASPSGFAHYPEPIEGPDVPYAPIPNHNPVLRGLPLVAASQLVSWSGTLQRFFWKNAGFGSIKDMAVLDDVTYTFQPVVTPLGATGPMLAFGPELLESKHADAKGRYYTASDYHEMYKSGRVTPLQVAEVLLPLTKANKEKPGKYEDAWADSHGKDHLALKAARASTERYAAGKHLGVLDGVPVGVKDDVDVEGYVNHFGLQYNPSIPWFKEQEESAWPVKTLQDAGAVVIGKLRMHEMGSDTNGLNVYQGTPTNHLNNAYYPGGSSSGPASAVSAGLIPITVGTDAGGSIRIPANFNGIYGLKTSQHRTIAMNSTMCVTGPIAATVADLTIAYRVMSQPDPDCPTQSLFALSIPPAPSANKVMGVFRDWWKQADPKVAEACNRAVDWFAEKRGYDVVDISIPYLPEAQLAHGSVCVVELTESARRRTPNPANWLSLVGPANKVLLSVGKQTPAVDFLKYNSLRTLLMQHLAYLFQKYPGLLIMTPTTPLIGWPRTPGDESYGLSDANTTFRNMMYIFLSNMTGTPSLSAPVGYVDPLQGEGKLCVSLMATAEWGAEEQLLSWAGETEEYLHTVYPDGRRRPDSWLDVPALATQEKKDK, encoded by the exons ATGGCCTCACCGTCTGGCTTCGCTCACTACCCCGAGCCGATCGAGGGCCCGGATGTGCCGTATGCGCCCATTCCGAATCATAACCCCGTCCTCAGAGGGcttcccctcgtcgccgcctcccagCT CGTCTCCTGGTCCGGAACCCTCCAGCGTTTCTTCTGGAAAAATGCCGGCTTCGGCTCCATCAAGGACATGgccgtgctcgacgacgtcacctACACCTTCCAACCCGTCGTGACGCCGCTCGGTGCCACCGGACCGATGCTGGCCTTTGGGCCGGAGCTGCTCGAGTCCAAGCACGCCGATGCAAAGGGCCGCTACTACACGGCCAGCGACTACCACGAAATGTACAAGTCCGGTCGGGTCACGCCCCTGCAGGTCGCCGAGGTCCTGCTGCCCCTGACCAAGGCGAACAAGGAGAAGCCGGGCAAGTACGAGGACGCGTGGGCCGACTCGCACGGCAAGGACCATCTGGCCCTCAAAGCCGCCAGGGCATCGACGGAGCGCTACGCCGCAGGCAAGCACCTCggcgtgctcgacggcgtgcccgtcggcgtcaaGGACGACGTCGATGTCGAGGGCTACGTCAATCACTTTGGCCTCCAGTACAACCCCTCGATCCCGTGGTtcaaggagcaggaggagtcGGCCTGGCCGGTGAAGACGCTGcaggacgccggcgccgtcgtcatcggaaAGCTGCGCATGCACGAGATGGGATCGGACACCAACGGCCTGAAT GTGTACCAGGGCACGCCGACGAACCACCTCAACAACGCCTACTACCCCGGCGGCTCCTCCTCCGgtccggcctcggccgtttccgccggcctcatccccatcaccgtcggcaccgacgccggcggctccATCCGCATCCCCGCCAACTTCAACGGCATCTACGGTCTCAAGACGAGCCAGCACCGCACCATTGCCATGAACAGCACCATGTGCGTCACCGGCcccatcgccgccaccgtcgccgacctcaCCATCGCCTACCGCGTCATGTCCCAGCCCGACCCCGACTGCCCGACCCAGAGCCTCTTCGCGCTGTCGATTCCGCCGGCACCCTCGGCGAACAAGGTCATGGGCGTCTTTCGGGATTGGTGGAAGCAGGCCGACcccaaggtggccgaggcatGCAACCGGGCCGTCGACTGGTTCGCCGAGAAGCGCGGCtatgacgtcgtcgacatctcCATCCCCTACCTGCCCGAGGCCCAGCTCGCTCACGGCtccgtctgcgtcgtcgagctgaccGAGTCGGCGAGGCGTCGCACGCCGAACCCGGCCAACTGgctctccctcgtcggcccgGCGAACAAGGTGCTCCTCTCGGTCGGCAAGCagacgccggccgtcgacttccTCAAGTACAACTCGCTGCGCACCCTGCTCATGCAGCACCTCGCCTACCTCTTCCAGAAATACCCGGGCCTGCTGatcatgacgccgacgacgcccctcATCGGCTGGCCGCGGACGCCCGGCGACGAGTCGTACGGGCTGAGCGACGCCAACACGACCTTCCGCAACATGATGTACATCTTCCTTTCCAACATGACGGGGACGCCGTCGCTGTCGGCACCCGTCGGCTACGTCGACCCTCTGCAGGGCGAGGGCAAGCTATGCGTTTCCCtcatggccacggccgagtggggcgccgaggagcagctgcTCAGCTGGGCCGGCGAGACGGAAGAGTATCTGCATACCGTGTACCCCGACGGTCGCCGGAGGCCGGACTCGTGGCTCGACGTCCCGGCGTTGGCGACGCAGGAGAAAAAAGACAAGTAG
- a CDS encoding beta-flanking protein, whose translation MDKLFNAGKEFLESQNQRQDQRGDNDEEFRNAHDEASRLAGSSGNSAMFSQIMGAIGQKKGQIANEDLDEEDAISKYKHAYQNDGRGDETTLGVAAAMQALKKFNQGEGSGSSGASQSQGSFVAIAMSEASKLFDSKAADGKIADGASKESTVQKAGEMAMKMYFKSQGQQQGGLMGLASKFM comes from the exons ATGGACAAGCTATTCAACGCGGGCAAGGAGTTCCTCGAGAGCCAGAACCAGCGTCAGGACCAGCGAG ggGACAACGATGAGGAATTTCGCAACGCCCACGACGAAGCCTCCAGGCTCGCTGGCTCGTCCGGCAACAGCGCCATGTTCTCGCAGATCATGGGCGCCATCGGCCAAAAAAAGGGCCAGATCGCCAACGAAgatctcgacgaggaggacgccatcagcaagtacaagcatgctTACCAGAACGACgggcgcggcgacgagaccacgctcggcgtcgccgccgccatgcagGCCCTTAAAAAGTTCAACCAGGGGGAGGGTAGCGGCAGTAGCGGCGCCAGCCAGAGCCAAGGCTCCTTCGTGGCCATCGCCATGTCCGAGGCCAGCAAG CTCTTCGACagcaaggccgccgacggcaagatcgccgacggcgcgagcAAGGAGTCCACCGTCCAAAAGGCCGGCGAGATGGCCATGAAGATGTATTTCAAGTCACAGGGCCAGCAGCAGGGAGGCTTGATGGGTCTCGCTTCCAAATTCATGTAA
- a CDS encoding white-collar 2 — translation MSPEPSPPQPPPPEAPQPQLGANFFGFPNLDLGAPDSFDFMTFFDSSMLGSFDDAVFGIGSADDVSPETFNPTASARTRDPDAAAVVAGGNRPTAEESIARLENQFNTAANNVPGAGPLPPGTMSQMALSGSGGSTLTEFTKRKQWPAKVVEELKDFLHILDANGRIKYASPSVLSVAGYTAEEIFDEFLKDLIHPDDQGIFVSELNESIASGTPLRIFYRFKKKDGTYAIFESVGHAHIADAKFAPNPDNQSPFCQSVFMMSRPYPTKNAGLLDSFLEHKIENERLRQRIAELRMEEEADADEESRQWAQLQDGRSDATPPEPMADGSSRNPLHPGAGGEHVGNEGEEDDGDGDGVPLTRESLEDTADGTRLDAQPDGTARYGAPSHTDTIEMLTGLRYVEGERCRGITAGMASPVLVKGDAGIEISLDRDSRMGEKKKKKLKTSEEYVCTDCGTLDSPEWRKGPSGPKTLCNACGLRWAKKEKKKGNFNGSSQLADQATT, via the exons ATGTCGCCAGAaccatcgccgccgcagccgcctcCTCCAGAGGCTCCACAGCCTCAGCTGGGTGCCAACTTCTTCGGCTTCCccaacctcgacctcgggGCCCCGGATAGTTTCGATTTCATGACCTTCTTCGACAGCAGCATGCTGGGCTcattcgacgacgccgtttTTGGTATCGGatccgccgacgacgtctcgCCGGAGACTTTCAATCCCACCGCCAGTGCCCGCACCCGCGATCCTGAtgcggctgccgtcgtcgccggcggcaaccgtccgacggccgaggagtcCATCGCACGGCTCGAGAACCAGTTCAACACGGCGGCCAACAACGTCCCCGGAGCCGGGCCGTTGCCTCCCGGCACCATGTCCCAGATGGCACTTtccggctccggcggcagcaccTTGACCGAGTTCACCAAGCGGAAGCAGTGGCCCgccaaggtcgtcgaggagctcaaggactTCCTCcacatcctcgacgccaacGGCCGCATCAAGTACGCGTCCCCGAGcgtcctctccgtcgccggatacacggccgaggagatcTTTGACGAGTTCCTCAAGGATCTCATCCACCCCGACGACCAGGGCATCTTCGTCTCCGAGCTCAACGAGTCCATCGCCTCCGGCACTCCGCTGCGAATCTTTTACCGCTTCAAGAAGAAGGATGGCACCTACGCCATATTTGAATCCGTCGGTCACGCCcacatcgccgacgccaagtTTGCGCCCAACCCCGACAACCAGTCACCCTTCTGCCAGTCCGTCTTCATGATGTCCCGCCCGTACCCGACCAAGAACGCCGGCCTCCTGGACTCCTTCCTCGAGCACAAGATCGAAAACGAGCGGCTGCGGCAGCGGATTGCCGAGCTgcggatggaggaggaggccgacgccgacgaggagtcgAGGCAGTGGGCCCAACTCCAAGACGGCCGATCCGACGCAACACCGCCCGAGCCCATGGCCGATGGGTCGTCGAGGAACCCGTTGCAtcccggcgccggcggcgagcacgtcgggaacgaaggagaagaagacgacggcgacggcgacggcgtgccgCTGACCCGCGAGAGCCTGGAGgacaccgccgacggcactcGGCTCGACGCGCAGCCGGACGGCACCGCGCGTTACGGCGCTCCATCCCACACCGACACGATAGAGATGCTCACGGGGCTGCGgtacgtcgagggcgagcgcTGCCGGGGCATCACGGCCGGAATGGCCAGCCCGGTCCTCGTCAAGGGTGACGCCGGCATCGAGATATCCCTCGACCGAGACTCTCGAATgggcgagaagaagaagaagaagctgAAGACGTCGGAGGAATACGTCTGCACAGATTGCG GAACTCTCGACTCCCCCGAATGGAGAAAGGGACCGAGCGGACCAAAGACGCTCTGCAACGCTTGCGGCTTGCGATGGGCCAAGAAGGAAAAGAAAAAAGGCAACTTCAACGGCTCCTCTCAGCTGGCCGATCAAGCAACTACTTGA
- a CDS encoding MMP37-like protein, giving the protein MAILDLGLAQVATRPLKPSAVAFRSARVHLLRKNSPRPALLSRCRPRPVQARWHSDDSSPSAASSSPPADASSPQQIMRKRRESAGGKFNLYGDDWEDSVDFAIKSFEDLPHRLFGFNQHMIINYELKEALRIMLRQFNAPIVYCFAYGSGVFPQEDVSGRSITEAEFRAVHPKPPEALVKAQKGSPKMIDFIFGVSHTEHWHSINMKQHRDHYSAIASLGSGLVSRVQDWGAGVYFNPYIEMNGMLIKYGVTSIQNLVKDLSTWDNLYLAGRLQKPVKILRDHPQVRLANQHNLIAAVRTAMLLLPPDFTETQLYSAIAGISYLGDPRMALPTENKSKVANIVTNNVVHFRRLYAPLVKTLPNVSFTSPVRLDDEDWVLDPKADARLQQDMDPVKRGNMVHRLPSHFRSRLYFQYQKKFAMPRDEFTRMMEASADDAATSIKRRQGGEFERRIARDDPSQLQRIVRQVIKQTVNWPSTAQSVKGLLMGGCSRSWRYLGEKVDKWRKGRREATKSKDGPAKQGQPEESKNGG; this is encoded by the exons ATGGCCATTTTGGACCTTGGCCTCGCA CAGGTCGCGACAAGGCCTCTCAAGCCATCGGCAGTTGCCTTTCGAAGCGCCCGCGTGCACCTCTTGCGCAAAAACTCTCCCCGTCCGGCTCTTCTATCCCGATGCCGACCACGGCCCGTTCAAGCACGATGGCATTCCGACGACAGCTCGCCATCAGCCGCATCATCCTCCCCCCCGGCAGACGCGTCTAGCCCACAGCAAATAATGCGCAAGCGCCGCGAGTCGGCGGGCGGAAAGTTCAACCTATACGGCGACGACTGGGAGGATTCGGTCGATTTTGCCATCAAGTCGTTCGAAGACCTACCTCACCGTCTCTTCGGCTTCAATCAGCACATGATCATCAACTACGAGCTGAAGGAGGCGCTGCGCATAATGCTCCGTCAGTTCAACGCCCCCATAGTCTACTGCTTTGCCTACGGTTCTGGCGTCTTCCCTCAGGAGGATGTCTCGGGCCGCAGCATCACCGAGGCAGAGTTCCGCGCCGTCCACCCGAAGCCTCCCGAGGCCCTGGTGAAGGCTCAGAAGGGCTCTCCGAAGATGATCGACTTCATCTTTGGCGTGAGCCACACGGAGCACTGGCATTCCATCAACATGAAGCAGCATCGGGACCACTACTCGGCCATCGCCTCTCTCGGCTCCGGTCTCGTCTCCCGCGTTCAGGACTGGGGCGCCGGCGTCTACTTTAATCCCTACATTGAGATGAACGGCATGTTGATCAAGTACGGCGTCACGAGCATCCAGAACCTCGTCAAGGACCTCTCGACCTGGGACAATCTCTACCTCGCCGGTCGGCTGCAAAAGCCCGTAAAGATCCTGCGCGACCATCCCCAGGTGCGGCTTGCCAACCAGCACAacctcatcgccgccgtccgcacCGCCATGCTGCTGCTTCCGCCCGACTTTACCGAGACGCAGCTCTACAGCGCCATTGCCGGCATCAGCTACCTCGGCGACCCGCGCATGGCTCTCCCGACCGAGAACAAGAGCAAGGTGGCCAACATCGTGACCAACAACGTCGTCCACTTCCGCCGCCTCTACGCGCCCCTCGTCAAGACGCTCCCTAACGTCTCCTTCACCAGCCCCGtgcgcctcgacgatgaggacTGGGTGCTCGACCCCAAAGCCGACGCACGACTCCAGCAGGACATGGACCCCGTCAAGCGTGGCAACATGGTCCACCGCCTGCCCAGCCACTTCCGCTCCCGCCTCTACTTCCAATACCAGAAAAAGTTTGCCATGCCGCGCGATGAGTTCACCCGCATGATGGAAGcctccgccgacgatgccgccaccTCCATAAAGCGCCGTCAGGGCGGCGAGTTTGAGCGCCGCATCGCCCGTGACGACCCGAGCCAACTCCAACGCATCGTCCGCCAGGTCATCAAGCAAACGGTCAACTGGCCAAGCACCGCGCAGAGCGTCAAGGGCCTGCTGATGGGGGGCTGTTCGCGCTCCTGGCGCTACCTCGGCGAGAAGGTCGACAAGTGGAGGAAGGGCCGTCGGGAGGCGACCAAATCCAAGGACGGCCCGGCGAAGCAGGGGCAGCCCGAGGAGAGTAAAAATGGAGGCTAA
- a CDS encoding fes/CIP4 domain-containing protein, translating to MDELSRGEYPGMLTHMQPSQAVQTLNDRVKRINKINLEIADWLQERRRVEEQYALGLRKLAQFKTPNSLSELGVFQAPWLRIVDGVERVSQHHHLFAERIENDVERPLRSYQQRSDYQNMHQISTNLGSMAKDLEDAQEKSDKLNKKANKASTQKIDAAAAKLESASQQWESQSPFIFETLQALDETRINQLRDQLTQYQTHEADLAQRSQLNTAETLAVLLEVSTEKEIQDFSRRITTVRTRTSTRRMSIPRPPTSSSLPPLPTSGVNSNPLPAPPENASSQPPAEDDAVDQVSMPPPEGKPESKLRRLGTMLGGRKRQSVQFGHMSSPQKGGGTTFGRLGSSHGRVVSPRTSSTNLHQDSAHLTSLAESPDQPRPDGVPVQGSNSFEATNGISGNGKVADRSVAGTGVVNGTHRLDVADSALQQGETSAARDAAGFTVRAPMNDPITNAQREAAAEEADQLFKLNIKNEPVEDEDPQAKQAALSNVANTLKMGPATQRSGTIRGRRDVRNTIYVPAPTAATSTLSESQSDGAGPSTTGSPPMSTSSFSRPPAVMALASEASVTGTSDSQSVRSGNSLGSLAHANHPDMTSPGLNCSIIETVSATFDKGEIKTVSIAGEIAFVNNATNLKDTRETIRINQFPRLERIGPNRIFVQNASPDQPDQFTLDVAHIAKTSIAFSYRVFAQEAETPALAQHAPLLLIPAWKPQGDKLGLLLQYQLNPSSNFGPSVTLRNVVFIATYSGRAAGVQTKPSGTHLKEKHLIYWRLGDVTLTGDVQKIVCRVTGAEGNCPAPGHVEARWEYAASRNEAIGSGISVSRLYEPGAEFDPFSDHDRPVVGEKKWLDVPVQRKLASGKYEAK from the exons ATGGATGAACTCTCAAGGGGCGAGTACCCGGGCATGCTG ACCCATATGCAGCCCTCGCAGGCCGTGCAGACTCTCAATGACCGGGTCAAGCGTATCAACAAGATCAACCTTGAGATTGCCGACTGGCTCCAG GAACGCCGTCGCGTGGAGGAGCAGTATGCGCTCGGTCTGCGCAAGCTCGCCCAGTTCAAGACTCCCAACTCCCTCTCCGAGCTAGG GGTTTTCCAAGCACCCTGGcttcgcatcgtcgacggtgtcgaACGTGTCTCtcagcaccaccacctgTTTGCCGAGCGCATCGAGAATGACGTCGAGCGGCCGCTGCGCTCGTACCAGCAACGCTCCGACTACCAGAACATGCACCAAATCTCCACCAACCTTGGATCCATGGCCAAGGACCTCGAGGACGCGCAGGAAAAGTCGGACAAGCTTAACAAGAAGGCCAACAAGGCGAGCACCCAGAagatcgacgccgccgccgccaagctcgAGTCGGCCTCGCAGCAGTGGGAGTCGCAGTCCCCCTTCATCTTCGAAACATTGCAGGCCTTGGACGAGACGCGCATCAATCAGCTCCGCGACCAGTTGACCCAGTACCAAACCCACGAGGCCGATCTGGCTCAGCGAAGCCAGCTTAACACGGCCGAGACGCTTGCCGTCCTGCTCGAGGTCAGCACGGAAAAGGAGATTCAAGATTTCTCCCGCCGCATCACCACCGTGAGGACTCGAACCTCGACCAGGCGCATGTCCATTCCCcgaccgccgacgagctcatcGCTCCCTCCGCTTCCAACAAGTGGCGTAAACTCCAACCCTCTGCCTGCACCACCCGAAAATGCAAGCTCCCAACCGCCGGCGGAGGATGACGCGGTCGATCAAGTTTCGATGCCACCTCCTGAAGGCAAGCCTG AGTCCAAACTGCGGCGGCTCGGAACGATGCTGGGAGGCCGAAAGCGACAAAGTGTTCAGTTCGGTCATATGTCGTCGCCCCAGaagggcggcggcaccaCCTTTGGCCGTTTGGGCAGCAGTCATGGCCGCGTAGTGTCTCCCAGAACGTCTTCTACAAACCTCCACCAGGATTCGGCGCACCTGACGTCGCTCGCCGAGTCGCCAGACCAACCGAGACCAGACGGAGTGCCGGTCCAGGGCAGCAATTCCTTCGAGGCCACCAACGGAATCTCGGGCAACGGCAAAGTGGCGGACCGTTCtgtcgccggcaccggcgtcgtgAATGGCACCCACAGGCTCGACGTTGCTGACTCGGCTCTGCAGCAAGGGGAAACATCCGCTGCCAGGGATGCCGCTGGCTTTACGGTACGAGCGCCGATGAACGACCCCATCACCAACGCACAGCGGGAAGCggctgccgaggaggccgatcAACTTTTCAAGCTCAACATTAAGAATGAGcctgtcgaggacgaggacccCCAGGCCAAGCAGGCGGCCCTGTCCAACGTGGCCAATACGCTCAAGATGGGCCCTGCAACGCAACGCTCTGGAACGATTAGGGGACGCCGCGACGTGCGAAACACCATTTACGTTCCCGCGCCAACCGCTGCGACCTCGACTCTGTCGGAGAGCCAAtccgacggcgccgggccCTCTACGACGGGCTCCCCACCCATGTCCACCTCATCGTTCTCACGACCGCCTGCCGTGATGGCCCTGGCGTCGGAGGCGAGCGTCACCGGTACCTCGGACAGCCAGTCGGTTCGTTCGGGCAACTCGCTGGGCAGCCTAGCTCATGCCAACCATCCGGACATGACCTCTCCCGGCCTCAACTGTTCCATCATCGAAACTGTGTCGGCAACGTTTGACAAGGGCGAAATCAAGACGGTGTCCATTGCCGGCGAGATTGCGTTTGTAAATAATGCAACGAATCTCAAAGACA CGCGCGAAACGATTCGAATTAACCAGTTCCCGAGGCTCGAGCGCATTGGGCCGAACCGCATATTTGTCCAAAACGCTTCGCCCGATCAACCAGATCAGTTCACGCTTGACGTCGCCCACATTGCCAAGACGTCGATTGCTTTTTCCTATCGCGTCTTTGCCCAGGAGGCCGAGACGCCCGCTCTGGCCCAGCATGCGCCATTGCTGCTCATACCGGCCTGGAAGCCACAGGGCGACAAGCTCGGCCTGTTGCTGCAGTACCAGCTCAACCCGTCATCCAATTTCGGCCCCAGCGTGACGCTGCGCAacgtcgtcttcatcgcGACATATAGCGGCAGGGCAGCCGGCGTGCAGACCAAGCCCAGCGGTACGCACCTCAAAGAGAAGCACCTGATATACTGGCGCCTAGGCGACGTCACCCTCACCGGCGACGTGCAAAAGATTGTTTGTCGTGTCACCGGAGCCGAAGGGAACTGCCCGGCGCCGGGTCACGTCGAGGCCCGTTGGGAGTACGCCGCTTCACGGAACGAGGCCATCGGTAGCGGCATTTCTGTATCACGGCTCTACGAGCCGGGAGCAGAATTCGATCCGTTCTCCGACCACGATCGCCCGGTAGTGGGGGAGAAGAAATGGCTCGACGTGCCGGTGCAGCGCAAACTCGCGAGCGGCAAATACGAGGCCAAATAG